Within the Ochrobactrum vermis genome, the region TCCAGTTGCCTGATGCCAACACGGTGGAGATCCTGTCCCGCCGTTCGCTGGCAGCCGTTGCTGGAATGGACCCGGAAAACCTCTAGATTCAAGGCCGCATCCCTAAAATCCGGGCGTGTTTTCGTTGATTCAAATCAATGCAGCGCCCGGTCAAACAGCCTATTCCTGATCATAGAGATTGATGCGGTCCATTTTGGGGCCGCACCGTTCAAAATGGGGAAAACAGGTGCTGTTGTGGCTGGGAATTGCAATATCGGCTGTCATGCATGCGGGCTTCCTTGCCGCATCATGCCGTCTTGCCCCGCAGAATGTCGCCCCGGTTCCGGTGCGCGTATATCCGGCAGGGCTTCACCAGAGCGCCAAACGCTTAAGGTGGACGTACTATGCATGAAGAAGCGATAAGACGCTACGCCGCATTGGCTGTGCCGAGATATACATCTTTCCCAACGGCTGCGGACTTTATGCCGGTGGGTGCGGAGACGACGCATCGCTGGCTGCGCCAGATCGGGCCAAAAGAAAGTGTCTCCCTTTACATCCACGTGCCTTACTGCCGGCAGCTCTGCCATTATTGTGGTTGCCATGCGAAAATGGCGGTCCGCAATGACGTGGTCGAAAATTTCTGCACCTCTTTGCTCAGCGAAATCGAAACGGTCAGCAAGAGCCTGACGGCGCGGCCCAGCGTGGTCCATCTTCATTGGGGCGGGGGGACGCCTTCCATTCTCAACCCACGCCAGTTTACGAGCATTCTGGCGGCATTGCGCACTGCATTCGATTTTGCGCCGGAGATGGAACATGCCATCGAGCTTGATCCGCGCACGGTCACGCCGCAGTTGGCGCACACACTTGCGCTCATGGGCGTCAATCGTGCAAGCCTCGGCGTACAGGATGTCGATTCTGAAGTTCAGAAAGCCATCGGTCGCATTCAGCCTATAGAAACGGTTGCCAAGGCTGCCAGCCTTTTGCGCGAAGTCGGCATTGCCCGTCTCAACTTCGATCTCATCTATGGCCTGCCGTTGCAGACCGTCGAGACTTTGCGTGAGACTTGCGAAAAGGTTGCGGTGCTCAAGCCTGACCGCGTTGCCTGCTACGGCTATGCGCATCTTCCACAGCGGCGCGCCAATCAGCGCCTGATTGATGCAAGCCTTTTGCCGGATGCAGATGAACGCTTTGCACAGGCGCGTGTCGTTGCGGACAGCTTCATCGGTTTCGGTTACGAGCCGGTAGGGATCGATCACTACGCTTTGCCTGATGACAGTTTGGCCGTTGCTGCGCGTCATGGAACGCTGCATCGCAATTTCCAGGGTTATACGGATGACCGTTGTCAGACGCTGATCGGTCTCGGGCCATCATCGATTTCGCAGTTTCCAAGCGGTTATGCCCAGAATATTTCGGATGTGAAGCAATACTCCAAACGGGCCGAAGCGGGCGACCTTGCAACGGTTCGCGGTTATTCCATGCGCGACAGCGACCGCATCCGTGCCGGTATCATCACAGCCTTGATGTGCAATTTCCGGGTCGATCTGAACACCATGGCACCGGGTGTGGAGTTTTCAGACGAATTGGCCTTGTTGCGGCCTCTGGTGGCAGACGGACTTGTGGAAGTTCGCAATGGCGTCATCAGTGCAACAGGCGACGGCAAACCGCTGATCCGTCTGGTTGCGGCTGCTTTCGATGAATTTCGCAGGGAGACTATGCACGGCTTCAGCTTTGCCGTCTGAACTTGCGTTGGAACAAAGAGGTAGAGCGGAAGATGCTCTATCAAGAGAATGCTGCTGCACCGGGCCGTCAAAAGGTCAGTAGCATGGGAGCACCGCCGTTGGGGGACGTGCGGTGCTCCACTGTTTTGAATACAGCCCGAAAAGCATTTACGCTTTTCGGGCTGTATGTTCTCATATGGGTCAGGCTTTACGTTTCTTTTCCAGTTTGGGCAGGAAAATCGTCAGCAGGCCGAGCAGGGGCAGATACGAGCAGATGGTGTAAACATACTCGATGCCCTTGTGATCGGCGACGATACCGAGAACGGCTGCCGCGATCCCGGCCATGCCGAAAGCGAAGCCGAAGAACAGGCCCGACACCATACCGACACGTCCCGGTAGCAGTTCCTGCGCGAACACTACGATTGCCGGGAACGCCGAAGCGAGGATCAGGCCGATGATCACCGTCAGGACAGCCGTCATCTCCAGGTTCGCATAGGGCAGGGCAAGCGTGAACGGTAGGACGCCGAGGATCGATGCCCAGATCACCTTACGCGTGCCAATCTTGTCACCGATCGGACCGCCGATGATCGTTCCCGCAGCAACTGCGCCGAGGAACAGGAACAGAAGCAATTGAGATGCCTGCACCGTCACGCCAAAATGACTGATGGTGTAGAAAGTGTAGTAGCTCGTCAGGCTGGCCATGTAGATGTATTTGGTGAAGACCAGCATTGCCAGAACGCCAACGGACACCAGAACCTTGTTACGTGGAAGCGGAAGGGTCTTGTCCGGCTTCGCCTTGCTGGCATTGGCAATCCGGTAGCGATTATACCAGTTGCCGACATACCAGAGCAACATCATGCCGATCAGCGCAGCGACGGAAAACCACGACACGCTGATCTGGCCGAAAGGCAGAACGATAAACGCTGCCAGAAGCGGGCCGATCGACGAGCCGAAATTGCCGCCCACCTGAAACAGGGATTGCGCAAAGCCATGACGGCCACCCGAGGCCAGCCGTGCCACACGGGCCGCTTCCGGATGGAAGACCGATGAGCCGAAGCCGACAAAGGCAGCGCCCAGAAGCAGGACCGAATAGTGATGTGCCGTTGCCAGAAAAATGAGGCCGACAAGCGTGCAGCCCATGCCGAATGGCAAGGAATAGGGCATCGGCTTGCGGTCGGTATAGATACCCACAAGTGGCTGTAGGATCGATGCCGTCATCTGGAAGGTGAATGTGAGAAGGCCGATCTGCCAGAATGACAGACTGTAGTTATCCTTCAGCATCGGATAGATGGCCGGAAGGAGCGACTGCATCATGTCGTTCAGGAAATGGCCCATGCTTGTGGCCAAAATAATGGCGAGGACAGTACTGTCCGCGCCGCTGTTTGATGGCTGCTGTGCAGCACTCATGCTCATACTGCTACTCCGAAGATGGAAGTCGGTCTTCAGGCGTATTCCCTGCATATACTATCCGGAAACAGGAAATCAGACGCTCGAGGAAATTGCGGGGTGTTGATGAGAAGCCAGCGAAAATTCGCGAATTTGACGTCTGAACGGGCATTTATCCTGCTCAAACATCAAATTCATTTCGCCAGCGAATGTCGCGACCCATTCTCAGCAAGTCATTAATAGGACTATTGCTTCTCGCCCGCTTTCGTGATTTGGTCCAATAGTTTCGAGAGTGGGCCAAACAATGGTCGGGATCGCGATGAAGCCAGAATCTGCGCCGGGACTTTTATTGCCGGGAAGCGAGGAACTACAGAAGTTCCATGAACAGCGTATCGCCATGCTGGAAGGCATGAGAGGGCCAGTCATTGCCCTGCCGACACGTTATCCCGACGGCTATTTCGTACCACGCCATCGTCATAGCAGGGCACAGCTTCTCTGTGCCTCCCAAGGGGTGGTGCTGGTGACGACCGACGCAGGGCGCTGGATGATCCCGAGCGACCATGCCATGTGGATACCGGCGGGCGTGGAGCATTCTGTCGAAATCCTGGGCGAAGTCTTCATGCGGTCCATCTACATCTGTGTCGATGCCGTCTCAGGCGTGCCGGACTATCTTCATGTGGTCGGGCTCACCGATCTCATGCGATGCCTCATTATTGACGCGACCGCGCATGACAGCACACCGGAGCCGGACAGTCGCGACGCGCTGGTGATTGAGCTGATATTGCGTGACCTTCATACGCTGCCGCAGCGCTCGTTGGGGTTGCCTTTCCCGTCCGATCTGCGTTTTCAGAAACTATGTCGTGAATTCGTGAAAAAGCCTTCTTCGCGCGTCAC harbors:
- a CDS encoding AraC family transcriptional regulator, giving the protein MPGSEELQKFHEQRIAMLEGMRGPVIALPTRYPDGYFVPRHRHSRAQLLCASQGVVLVTTDAGRWMIPSDHAMWIPAGVEHSVEILGEVFMRSIYICVDAVSGVPDYLHVVGLTDLMRCLIIDATAHDSTPEPDSRDALVIELILRDLHTLPQRSLGLPFPSDLRFQKLCREFVKKPSSRVTIDDWADRLAMSRRSFTRHFQRETGVSLSVWRQQACLFAAVPRLAEGEAVTSVALDLGYDSVSAFTTMFRRMLGVSPRFYLPRLDTVPFERSDRAAVHSSLQSD
- the hemN gene encoding oxygen-independent coproporphyrinogen III oxidase; its protein translation is MHEEAIRRYAALAVPRYTSFPTAADFMPVGAETTHRWLRQIGPKESVSLYIHVPYCRQLCHYCGCHAKMAVRNDVVENFCTSLLSEIETVSKSLTARPSVVHLHWGGGTPSILNPRQFTSILAALRTAFDFAPEMEHAIELDPRTVTPQLAHTLALMGVNRASLGVQDVDSEVQKAIGRIQPIETVAKAASLLREVGIARLNFDLIYGLPLQTVETLRETCEKVAVLKPDRVACYGYAHLPQRRANQRLIDASLLPDADERFAQARVVADSFIGFGYEPVGIDHYALPDDSLAVAARHGTLHRNFQGYTDDRCQTLIGLGPSSISQFPSGYAQNISDVKQYSKRAEAGDLATVRGYSMRDSDRIRAGIITALMCNFRVDLNTMAPGVEFSDELALLRPLVADGLVEVRNGVISATGDGKPLIRLVAAAFDEFRRETMHGFSFAV
- a CDS encoding MFS transporter, which produces MSMSAAQQPSNSGADSTVLAIILATSMGHFLNDMMQSLLPAIYPMLKDNYSLSFWQIGLLTFTFQMTASILQPLVGIYTDRKPMPYSLPFGMGCTLVGLIFLATAHHYSVLLLGAAFVGFGSSVFHPEAARVARLASGGRHGFAQSLFQVGGNFGSSIGPLLAAFIVLPFGQISVSWFSVAALIGMMLLWYVGNWYNRYRIANASKAKPDKTLPLPRNKVLVSVGVLAMLVFTKYIYMASLTSYYTFYTISHFGVTVQASQLLLFLFLGAVAAGTIIGGPIGDKIGTRKVIWASILGVLPFTLALPYANLEMTAVLTVIIGLILASAFPAIVVFAQELLPGRVGMVSGLFFGFAFGMAGIAAAVLGIVADHKGIEYVYTICSYLPLLGLLTIFLPKLEKKRKA